Sequence from the Acidimicrobiia bacterium genome:
TCGGTGGAGGCGGTGCTCGACGGGGAGGACCGGGCCCCCTCGGCCTCGGTGAGGCTCGACTTCGTCATGGCCCGGCACGATGTGGATCAGACGTCGTGGGGTAGCGAGCCGCGATCCGCTCGAAGGTAGGCGAACGGAGTCGCCGCCAGGAAGTTGGAGACCCGCGAGGTGTAGACATCGGCGTACCGCTCCACCTGTCGGGCGAAGAGGCTCTTGTCGTTCCCGGAACGCATCAGGGGGCCCCAGGCACTGTTTCGGAGGCTCCCCGACTCGATGGCGAGCGGGGTGATCTCGGCGTCGACCCTCAGCACCTCTGCGCGCAGGTCCTCGATGAGGGCATCGGCTTCGGTGACCGACAGCGAAGCAGCGGCGTAGCCGAGTTGGGCTCGCTGCTTCTCCAGGCGAACCGCCGCCAGGCGCTGCTCCACCTCCGACTTGCGGGCCATGAGTGCCTGGAGCCTCTCCTCGCTCGGTCGGAACGCTTCGGCGGCGGCGATCTCGGATTCGAGCTCCCGGAGCACCAGTGCCGTGCGCCAGCGCAGCAGCGCCTTGCTGACGGATACATCCGAGTAGAGGTGGTCGCCCACGTAGAGGATCTCGTCGCCCGACAGTCCGAGGTGGTCTTCGATCTGCTGGGCACCCCCGCCCACGTACACCGTGTCGGATCGCAGGGGACCGGTGTGGGGCCGCATCAACCCGAGCCCCTCGTCCACAACCCGGTAGAGCGGGCGGCGTGAGGTGAAGAAGTCGGGCTTCGCCGCCGACACGATCACGGCGTCGAACAGCGATCGCCAGGTGAGGTCACCGGGGAGATGACGATCGACGGCGTAGCGCATGATCCGATCCGTGTACTCCCACTCGGCATTGGTGATGAGCAGCAGCTGCTTGCCGGCGTGATGCTGATCCAAGAGGGTGGCGGCGATTTCGGGGTCCTCGACGACGAACCTCGCCGGGTCGGTGAGGATCTCCTGCTTGAGGGTGCCCTCCATGTGTGCGTCGTCCAATGTCGACCGCACCACGTCGTAGAGATGGGCGTAGCTCCTGACTCCGGGAACCTGGCCCGCATCGTGACGGTCGACCAGGGCGGCGAACAGGGCCGCCTCGGAGAGGGAGAACAGGGTGTTGAGGAACACCCATCGGTCTTCGGCGAGGTCGACGGCCGTTGCCGCGTAGTCGCGTCGCAGCCGATCGAACTCCAGGAACTCGGTGCCGTGAGAGGCTCGGATGACGTAGCCGAAGCGGGTCGGTTTGACCAGATTCCCGCGTTCCAGATCGAGCGTCAGCCCCCGGATCACCGAGTCCGGGTCGAACTCCAGGTCCTCCACCGGCCACCCCAGCGTCGCCAGGCGATCCCGGGTGTGATGGAAGGCCCGCTTCTCCCACTCGTCGACCCGGTAGTGGACGAGCGTGTAGTCCATGTCGTAGCCGATGGCGCGGATCGACCTGAGGTTGAGCGTTCGGTTGCCGTATATGCGGCGTTCCGGGGGCGGAACCGTGATCACCGGCGGTCGCTCCGGCAGTTTGGCCTCATCACGGCGTCTCGCTCGGCGGTTCGGCGGCACGAAGCCACACGACGCGCTGCGGGAACGGGATCTCGATTCCGGCCTCGTCGAATGCGGACTTGAGACGACGGCGCAC
This genomic interval carries:
- a CDS encoding HAD-IG family 5'-nucleotidase; translation: MITVPPPERRIYGNRTLNLRSIRAIGYDMDYTLVHYRVDEWEKRAFHHTRDRLATLGWPVEDLEFDPDSVIRGLTLDLERGNLVKPTRFGYVIRASHGTEFLEFDRLRRDYAATAVDLAEDRWVFLNTLFSLSEAALFAALVDRHDAGQVPGVRSYAHLYDVVRSTLDDAHMEGTLKQEILTDPARFVVEDPEIAATLLDQHHAGKQLLLITNAEWEYTDRIMRYAVDRHLPGDLTWRSLFDAVIVSAAKPDFFTSRRPLYRVVDEGLGLMRPHTGPLRSDTVYVGGGAQQIEDHLGLSGDEILYVGDHLYSDVSVSKALLRWRTALVLRELESEIAAAEAFRPSEERLQALMARKSEVEQRLAAVRLEKQRAQLGYAAASLSVTEADALIEDLRAEVLRVDAEITPLAIESGSLRNSAWGPLMRSGNDKSLFARQVERYADVYTSRVSNFLAATPFAYLRADRGSLPHDV